The genomic stretch gcACCTGGCCCCTGATAAAGGTCCAATTTTGAATCTTGGCAACTGGGCTCTGAATCCACGCTCTTAACCCGTTCTGCTCTCTGTTTGGTAGCGTATCCAGTATGCCAAGACCGACTCAGATATCATTGCCAAGATGAAAGGCACCTTCGTGGAGCGGGACCGCAAGCGGGAGAAGAGGAAGCCCAAGAGCCAGGAGACCCCGGCCACCAAGAAGGCTGTGCAAGGCGGGGGAGCCGCCCCCGTGGTGGGGGCTGTCCAGGGGCCTGTCCCGGTAAGCCAGGTCCCGGAGACCAACCCTCCCACTGCCAGACCTTCCTCAGCCACATGGACTGGCTTTGGGACAGGGTGGGGAGAGTTCTCCCCTTGGGGCTTCAGAcccctcctttccatttctttatagagatgtgtttctgtctctcttttgggGGTATTGAGCACCTAGATGATGCTATCTCTTTTCGAAACTCTTGTTCCCTCCTTGTGACTGTTTCTCAAGGTCTTTCTTCATGGCTGTGACTTGGTTTCGCTCTCTCCGTGGCCTTGATTTTGTCGCCTGTGTCTTGTAACTCATTGTGCATGTAGAAAATCCAAGTGTCTACTAAGCAACTGTTAGGATTAATAAGTGAACTTAAATTTAGAAAGATCGCTGGATATAAAGGCAATATggaaaaaattagttttatttatttattcatattatgttttgagacagggtctcactgtcacccaggttggagtgcagtggtgccatcacagctcactacaacctccgcctcccaggctcaagtgatacgcctcagcctccttagcagCTGGAACTGCCAGTCCGTGCCACtccacccagctaacttttgcattttttgtagagacggggcttagccatatcacccaggctagtctcaaactcactgtctcagcctcccaaagtgctaggattacatgcatgagccaccatggctggcccccagttttatttttatatgccaGTAACAGACCAGTAGACTTCACATTGAAAAGTAGCACTGAGGGGTAAATCCAACAAAAGGTTTGCAGAACGACTACACTGAAATCACAGAATGTAGCTGGGAGAAATCAGAGACTCAGcaatggataggaagactcagtaTTGTCAAGAGGTCAGTTCCATCCAAATTAATTGAAGATTCAACGTGATTGCAATCAAAATCCCACCAGGAATTTCGGTAAACACTGGACACTGATTGGCTCTTTCTAAATGTGTGGAAAGACAAGGCCAAGCCAGGCGAGGAGAATAAAGCACCAGGACCTGCATGACCAGGGGAAGCTCCAGCAACCAGGCCAGgcccaatggctcatgcctgtaatcccagcactttgggaggccaagataggaggattgctttaggtcgggagttcaagaccagcctctataaaatagcaagacctcatctctacaaaaaataaaatagaaaactgggcgtggtgactcattcctgtagtcccagctgctcaggaggctgagctgggaggatcgcttgagaactggaggtcaaggctgcagtgaacagtggttttgtcactgcactccagcctgggtaacagagtgagaccttgtctcttttttgttttgttttgttttttttcgagAGGGAGTCTCAGTCAATCTgtctccccaggctggaatgcagtcatgcaatctcggctcactgcaacctctgcctctcaagttcaagtgatcttctgcctcagcctcccaagtagctggatcacaggcacatgccaccacgtccatgtgcaaaaaaaaaaaaaaaaaaaaaaaactgcagtaaCCAACCAGGATGATATACAGTTGGTAGAAGTGTAGGAAGACAGACCAAGGGGACAGGATGAAGAGTCTAGGCACAGCCACACTTGTATAATTACTTGATGTGTGATCGaggtaccactgcacttcactgaGGAAAGGACTTTTTTTCCCCTAGTTCATGATGCGGGGCAGTTGGGTATCTGCAAGGGGAAAAAATTAGCCCTACCTCATACTATATGCAAAATATAACTTGAAGTGAATTGCAGATCTAAATGTGACAACTCACAAAAtatagtttcttttctcttttcttttttttttttttttttttttttttttgagacagagtctcgctctgtagtccaggctggagtgcagtggtgtgatctcagctctctgcaacctgcgcttcctgggttcaagcgaatctcctgcccctgcctcccgagtatctgggactacaggcatgtgccaccacacccagctaatttttgtatttttagtagagatggggtttcaccatgttggccaggctggtctcgaactcctgacctcaagtgatccgccctcctcaccctcccgaagtgctgggattacaagcgtgagccactgcacccggccctcacACAATAaagtttctagaagaaaacaggaaaatgtctAAATGACCTTGGTGAGGGCATGAAAAGTGGAAACATCCTGTTTTCCAAACAGGATACAAAAAGCACCGAGTACAAAAGAAAAGATGGATGAACCAGGCCCACTCCTTAGTGGGCCTCCGTGTCTCTCTGGCTTTCATGAGTCTCATGGCTCTGACTGGGTCATGCTCTATTCAGTGCCACTCACACTTTCTCCAAGTTGGTGATGGTGTCTGGATTACTGTGGGCTCCTGTTaacctctctcctcttccctgcaCCTAGTTTTCTGTCCACTTTTGACTTCAGATTGTGATTCCAGCCCCTGAGTGTGCTGCCTGCCATCTGTTGTCTTCCCTCTTCCCCTTGCTGCCACGCGTTTTGTTCTGCACCTGCCCTGAGTGTCCCTTTCCATCACTGCcctcctttgtttttgttttttgagacagagacttactctgttgcccaggctggagtgcaatggtgtgatctcggctcactccaaccttctcttgccgggttcaagtgattctcctgcctcagctgctctagtagccgggattacaggtgcccaccaccacgcctggctaatatttgtatttttggtaggggcggggtttcaccatgttgcccaggctggtctcaaactcctaacctcaggcgatccgcctgcctcggcctcccaaagtgttaggattataggcgtgagccactgtgcccggcctaccaCACATTTCTTTCTGCACCTGCCCTGACTGTCCCTTTCCATCTCTTCCCCTCCTTTGAttttgtttaagagacagggtcttgctctgcctcccaggctggagtgctgtggcacaatcagagctcactgcatgcagtcttgacctcctgtgctcaagtgatcctcctacctcagcctcacaaatagcATTTAACTCTTTCTGATTTAATGTCCCACTAGACCCTGGGTTTGTTTTGCTCTGTCGGGCCCTCTTTGGGTTCCTTTTGCGCCTCTTTCTGGGTGTTTTTCCTTACATCTCTCACCCGCTAGGTTTCCTCTCATGGCctcttctctgcctcctggggctgctgtaaccacgcactctcctccctctctccacagGGCATGCCGCCGATGACTCAGGCGCCCCGCATTATGCACCACATGCCGGGCCAGCCGCCCTACATGCCGCCCCCTGGTATGATCCCCCCGCCAGGCCTTGCACCTGGCCAGATCCCACCAGGGGCCATGCCCCCGCAGCAGCTTATGCCAGGACAGATGCCCCCTGCCCAGCCTGTGAGTATCTAGTCCCGCCCACCAGGTCTCATATAAATAGTGAGAATACAGGACTAGAAAGGGACCAGTTGGGGGGCTGCTGTAGGTTGGGTGGTCTGGGCAGGCCCCCTGAGGAGGTGGTACTGAATGAGGAAGTAGCAGTGGGGGTGGGCCCTGGGCAGAGGAATTGGCATGCTGGTTGGAGGGTACGGAAGGTTAGGGTAGGCTGGAGTGGTGCCagcacctagattgattccatgagCTATTGAGTGCCTCCTTATGTGCCAGGCCCCGTTCTGCACTGTAGGGCTGCAGCAGGGACTGAGATAGAAACCTCTGCTGTCCTGTGGCCTATAGTCTGTAGGGACAAAGAGGTGGGAGGCAGACAGGCAACAGACAACAATATGTGGTATGTTGGGTGGAAGTACCAGAGTGAATTCAAGCAGGGTGAGGGATGGAGGAAGTGGCAGTACTATGGGTCTCCCACTGGACTCAGGGCTCTTGTGCTCACCGACTCCCCTACACCCCCGCAGCTTTCTGAGAATCCACCAAATCACATCTTGTTCCTCACCAACCTGCCAGAGGAGACCAACGAGCTCATGCTGTCCATGCTTTTCAATCAGTAAGTGGGGCCTGTGGCTGGGTGGTCCCTGGAGCGTGATGGCCAGGAGGCATCTCCATGGAAGCAGGCCTCAGAACTCTGCCAGCAGAGCTCTGAGCCAAGTAGGGCTTTGCAGAAGGGACAGCGACCAAAGATGTGAAAGGAGGAGGCTGTGGCTGGGCCCATGGCCTGTGGGGAACATGGGGATGAGGCTGGAAAGGTCTCCATGGCCAGGGCTTGCCGGCTTTTTTCAGCCTTGTTTGAGGGCTGAGGGAGTCCAGgctctgggcctcattttcccAGCCCCTAAAATGGGGGCATGCAAGGCAAGGTATGTGTAAAACTGCATCGAGATGTCCTTGAACATTGGCTAAGACTGGCAGAAGTCAGCGTGCTCAAAAACAGCAAGTGTGGGAGATGGGGATGCGTGAAACTCTTGTGCCTGGCGTCAGGGTGGAGGCCGGTGCAGCCGATGTGTAGAGGGGCTGTTCACCATTGTTGAGTGAAGTCGTGGGTGTGGGTGAGTTCATCTGGTGGTTCTGTTTCAGGGGCTGTGAGTGGGGCATTCGTCAGTGTTTGTGGTGGGGAGTTGGAGGCTGTCTGGGAGAAGGGATGGCTACATGCAGCATCTCACCATGCTGCACTGCGTGGCACTTAGAAGAACAGAAAGCACAACTTTATAATAGTGCCGAGAGAAGATTGTGAGAacctgaaaaatacagaaaaacaatacCACATGTGCAGCCTGTCCACAAAGCTGTATATTTTGTGAGAATGCCGATGGAAAAAAGGATACCTAGTAAACATGAGGATGGCTGCTTAATGGAGAAAGAAGTATGCAATGAGAAGAGGGAAATTAGAGAAACAGCATATCAGAAAAGTGAGggtaaggccgggtgcggtggctcacgcctaaaatcccagtatgttgggaggctgaggcaggtggatcacttgaggtcaggagttcgaggccaatgtgggcaacttggtgaaaccccttctctcctaaaaatacaagaataaaaatggaaaaagtgaGGGTATTGGTTATTTTTTTGGTGTGGCGGGTGGGTTATGATTTAGGAAGGGCCCAGGAGACTGCAGTGTACTGTTTCTTGATTTAGGTTGCAGTTGCATGGGtgtttgtgtttaaatttttcattaaatgcTATGTTTACATTAGAGTTTTTCAACTTAGTACTATCtgcattttgggctggataattctgaGTAATGGGGCCCTGCCCTGTGCATTGGAGGCTATTTGGCATCATTTCTGGCCTCTGTCCACTTGATGCCGTTACGTTAGGGGGAAATGCTGAGTCCCTGAGGTCTGTCGTTCTCTTTCAGGTTCCCTGGCTTCAAGGAGGTCCGTCTGGTACCCGGGCGGCATGACATCGCCTTCGTGGAGTTTGACAATGAGGTACAGGCAGGGGCAGCTCGCGATGCCCTGCAGGGCTTTAAGATCACGCAGAACAACGCCATGAAGATCTCCTTTGCCAAGAAGTAGCACCTTTTCCCCCCATGCCTGCCCCTTCCCCCGTTCTGGGGCCACCCCTTTCCCCCTTGGCTCAGCCCCCTGAAGGTAAGTCCCCCCTTGGGGGCCTTCTTGGAGCCGTGTGTGAGTGAGTGGTCGCCACACAGCATTGTACCCAGAGTCTGTCCCCAGACATTGCACCTGGCGCTGTTAGGCCGGAATTAAAGTGGTTTTTTGAGGTTTGGTTTTTCACAATCATTTGTCTGTCTGATTTTCTTGCTCTTCATGGTTCCTTTCCCTCCACCTCAGCAGCACATCCTGGGTTTTTGGACCTCTTGGCATTTTGAGGTTTGCAACCTTGGGGAAACATAGGATAGTGTAGTAATATTGTTCAAACTCAGGTTACAATTACTACTTTGGCAGTTTTGTATGTTGTCCCAATTCACAGCAGGAAATGGAATCCTGGGTCAGGAAATGGAAAGTCAGGGCTGCCACGTACAGTTAGGCAGGATGGGTACTGCACAGGAATGGCACCTTTTAAGGGCACACCATTCACTTTGTAGGCTTACATGTTTATGCCACCACTTTTCTAACAGATGACAAGAGTGTTGAGGAAGAGGTGTTTCTTCACCTTTTTTTACTCTTCACAAAAGTGCAGCCTGTTGTAGCAATGGCCCCAGAGAAACCACAGTAGGTAGTTCAAACAGAAAGGAATTTAATACAGGAAACTTGGTGCTGCTGAAATCATGGGGAGTGTGGGTGGTAGGAGTGGCGGTCTGGGTTTGAGACTCTTGAGTTCGAGTTTGCAGCCCCTGAATGAGCTCCTAGCTAGAGTTCAGCGGGATGCCACTCTGGCTTCCGGCAGTGCCTGGACTCATTTGGTCACTCCTGGGAAGCTACTGACTTGATGCTGGTATGAGGGGTGTGGCCACCTCACACACAGGTGATCTACTTTCCTGGCCAGTGGCCAGCCAGGAGCTTCAGGCAGGTGCCTGACCCCAATTCCCCTGCAGTGTCTAGCTGCAGGGAAGTCTAGGATATGTGACTTCTGGCTGTACAGCCACAAACGCAGCTGCAGCTCTGGATTAGAAAGGGAGattgggcagggtggctcacacctataatcccagcaccttgggaggccgaggtgggcagatcacgaggtcaggaattccaaaccagcctgaccaacatggtgaaaccccgtctctattaaaaatacaaaaaaaattagccgggcatgggggtgcgtgcctgtaatcccaactactcaggaggctgagacaggagaattgcttgatcccaggacggggaggctgcagtgagccaagattgagccactccactccagcctgggccacagagcgagactcaaaaaaaaaaaaaggttgagtcaggcgtggtgtctcacacctgtaatcccagcactttcggaggccgaggcgggcgcatcaccagcggccaggagttcaagacaagcctggccaacatggagaaaccccatctctactaaaaatacaaaattagccaggcgtggtggtgtgctcctgtaatctcagctacttaggaggctgaggcagaagaatcatttgaacccaggaggcggaggttgcagtgagtcaagatcgtgccattgcactccagcctgggtgacagtgagactccgtctcaaagaaaaaaggaagggagattGGTTGGGGGGACCATCCTTAGGAGTTTGTCACATCCCTGTCCTGGGGAATTTTAAATTGACCAAAAATAATATGCACATGGCCCGGTGCTGtgactcacacttataatcctagcactttgggaggccgaggtggacaggtTGTCTCAGCtcaggttcaagaccagcctgggcaacatggtgaaaccccatctctattaaaaatacaatgaattggccaggtgtggtggttcattcctgtaatcccagcactttgggaggccgaggtgggtggctcacctgaggtcgggagtttaagaccagcctggccaacatggtgaaaccccgtttctacaaaaatacaaaaatcaaccaggcACGGGTGGCGGGtgccaatcccagctactcgtgaggctgaggagggagaatcgcttgaacccgggaggtggagattgcagtgagccaagatcacgccattgcaccctggcctgggcaacagcaagaatctgtctcaaaaaaaaaaaaattagctgggcatggtggtacacacttgtcccagctacttgggaggctgaggcataagaattgcttgaacttgggaggcagaggttgcagtgagccgagattgcaccactgcactccagcctggatgacaaaaagagtgagactccatttcaaaaaaaaaaaaaagtgtgtgtgtgtgtatacatatatatatatatatatgcgcatGCGCATATTACTTAAGACCCTTTCTCACACCAGGTACATGGAAAAAGGCAACCTTTTGGcaaaaagtagatctaccacTAAATacagtaggccaggtgcggtggctcacgcctgtaatcccaccactctgggagccaaggtgggcagatgacgaggtcaggagatcgagaccatcctggccaacatggtgaaaccctgtctctactaaaaatacaaaaattagttgggtgtggaggcgcgtgcctgtaaccccagctacttgggaggctgaggcacaagaatcgcttgaacatgggaggcggagg from Pan paniscus chromosome 20, NHGRI_mPanPan1-v2.0_pri, whole genome shotgun sequence encodes the following:
- the SNRPA gene encoding U1 small nuclear ribonucleoprotein A, translated to MAVPETRPNHTIYINNLNEKIKKDELKKSLYAIFSQFGQILDILVSRSLKMRGQAFVIFKEVSSATNALRSMQGFPFYDKPMRIQYAKTDSDIIAKMKGTFVERDRKREKRKPKSQETPATKKAVQGGGAAPVVGAVQGPVPGMPPMTQAPRIMHHMPGQPPYMPPPGMIPPPGLAPGQIPPGAMPPQQLMPGQMPPAQPLSENPPNHILFLTNLPEETNELMLSMLFNQFPGFKEVRLVPGRHDIAFVEFDNEVQAGAARDALQGFKITQNNAMKISFAKK